A region from the Hypomesus transpacificus isolate Combined female chromosome 11, fHypTra1, whole genome shotgun sequence genome encodes:
- the LOC124473377 gene encoding histone H3-like, giving the protein MARTKQTARKSTGGKAPRKQLATKAARKSAPATGGVKKPHRYRPGTVALREIRLTSINYRYQKSTELLIRKLPFQCLVREIAQDFKTDLRFQSSAVMALQEASEAYLVGLFEDTNLCAIHAKRVTIMPKDIQLARHIRGERA; this is encoded by the exons ATGGCTAGAACCAAGCAGACCGCTCGTAAGTCTACCGGTGGCAAAGCCCCGAGGAAGCAGCTCGCCACAAAGGCTGCTCGTAAGAGCGCGCCAGCTACCGGTGGCGTGAAGAAGCCCCATCGTTACAGGCCGGGGACCGTGGCTCTGAGAGAGATCCGTC TTACCTCCATTAACTATCGTTATCAGAAGTCCACCGAACTGCTCATTCGCAAACTTCCATTCCAGTGTCTGGTGAGGGAAATCGCCCAGGACTTCAAGACCGACCTGCGTTTCCAGAGTTCCGCTGTGATGGCTCTGCAGGAGGCCAGTGAGGCTTACCTAGTCGGTCTGTTCGAGGACACTAACCTGTGCGCCATCCACGCCAAGAGGGTCACTATCATGCCCAAGGACATCCAGCTGGCCCGCCACATCCGCGGAGAGCGCGCCTAG